The following proteins are encoded in a genomic region of Paraburkholderia sp. BL23I1N1:
- a CDS encoding dicarboxylate/amino acid:cation symporter yields the protein MKKPIHKVLYVQVIVAIIIGIALGHYSPDFAIDMKPLGDGFIKLIKMVIGPIIFCTVVTGIAGMEDMKKVGRVGGKALLYFEIVSTFALVLGLIATHVLKPGVGFNIDPATLDGKAVASYAAKAHGQTTVDFLMHIIPDTMVSAFAQGEILQILLIALLFGAVLATAGEKGKVVTNFIDGLSHVLFGIVRIITKLAPIGAFGAMAFTIGKYGIGSLLPMLKLIGTFYLTSIVFVVVVLGIIARAVGFNILRFVGYIKEEMLIVLGTSSSEAALPQLMLKLEKLGCSRSVVGLVVPTGYSFNLDGTNIYMTMAVLFIAQATNTDLTWTQQLTLLAVTMLTSKGASGVTGAGFITLAATLAVVPTIPLSGMVLILGIDRFMSECRALTNIVGNGVATVVVSAWEKELDRNKLNAALRGDVAVKEPAGV from the coding sequence GTGAAGAAACCTATCCACAAAGTGCTGTACGTCCAGGTGATCGTGGCGATCATCATCGGCATCGCGCTCGGCCATTATTCGCCGGACTTCGCCATCGACATGAAGCCGCTCGGCGACGGCTTCATCAAGCTGATCAAGATGGTGATCGGGCCGATCATCTTCTGTACGGTGGTGACGGGTATCGCCGGGATGGAAGACATGAAGAAGGTTGGGCGCGTGGGCGGCAAGGCGCTGCTGTACTTCGAAATCGTCTCGACGTTCGCGCTGGTGCTCGGCCTGATCGCGACGCACGTGCTCAAGCCCGGCGTTGGCTTCAATATCGATCCGGCCACGCTCGACGGCAAGGCGGTCGCGTCGTATGCCGCGAAGGCACACGGCCAGACCACGGTCGACTTCCTGATGCACATCATTCCGGACACGATGGTATCGGCGTTTGCCCAGGGCGAAATCCTGCAGATCCTGCTGATCGCGCTGCTGTTCGGCGCGGTGCTGGCCACCGCTGGTGAGAAGGGCAAGGTCGTCACGAACTTCATCGACGGGCTCTCGCATGTGCTGTTCGGCATCGTGCGCATCATCACGAAGCTGGCGCCGATCGGCGCGTTCGGCGCGATGGCGTTCACGATCGGCAAGTACGGCATTGGCTCGCTGTTGCCGATGCTCAAGCTGATCGGCACGTTCTATCTGACGTCGATCGTGTTCGTGGTGGTCGTGCTCGGCATCATCGCGCGCGCGGTGGGCTTCAACATCCTGCGCTTTGTCGGCTACATCAAGGAAGAAATGCTGATCGTGCTCGGTACGAGCTCGTCGGAAGCCGCGTTGCCGCAACTCATGCTGAAGCTCGAAAAGCTCGGCTGCTCGCGCTCGGTGGTGGGCCTCGTGGTGCCGACCGGTTACTCGTTCAACCTCGACGGCACCAACATTTACATGACGATGGCCGTGCTGTTCATCGCTCAGGCAACGAACACCGACCTCACGTGGACGCAGCAGCTCACGCTGCTGGCGGTGACGATGCTGACTTCGAAGGGCGCGAGCGGCGTGACGGGCGCAGGCTTCATCACGCTGGCCGCAACGCTCGCTGTGGTGCCGACGATTCCGCTGTCGGGCATGGTGCTGATTCTCGGTATCGACCGCTTCATGAGCGAATGCCGCGCGCTGACGAACATCGTCGGCAACGGTGTGGCGACGGTGGTGGTGTCGGCATGGGAAAAGGAACTGGACCGCAACAAGCTGAACGCCGCGTTGCGGGGTGACGTGGCGGTCAAAGAGCCGGCTGGCGTTTAG
- a CDS encoding ATP-binding protein, which produces MKASAVRRDPAPPADEARAGGASPYATIADPHRSGIANVTRRLLILFALVAGLVAACGLTYSIAWQSGIDTLRRNAAVRVDRTTNALKSTLERYESLPYLLAEHPIVQDVLVNPTLANVERANLYLEDLNRHARATVTYIIPLDGYCVAASNWHGPGSFIGAGYQFRPYFLDAVKGGVGRFFGIGTISQAPGYYISQPVRRDGKIVGVAVVKLDLEWFQGADASEPLVVTDDHGVIFLSSMPAWKYHTIRPLSGQVADSIYQARQYAQQPIAPLPVTIERTLEGNAQIVRIGGGRYAPRYLASRRGMGEPDWHLITMSPVDPVDADARKATIVTGFGYVSLVLLAFYWRMRRARVREVMRSRSLLQKAYAELNQRVAERTADLSQANEQLQKEVAERTRAEQELRAAHDELIQASKLAALGQMAAGITHELNQPLAALRGFSDNTRVLLERGDQVSARENLEAIAALTERMGKITNQLKLFVGRARPRSARAPIMRALRNVIALLQKRLQGVDVEFALLDTGTGVRTPLNLADDHPELVAHCDDLRLEQVLINLLGNALDATAAMTPPRISIEIDAAESSVSFAVRDNGHGIPDDVLPRLFEPFFTTKEMGQGLGLGLAISSSIARDCDGTLVARNAPDGGALFVLTLRRARVQTSPTSDPLTTGS; this is translated from the coding sequence ATGAAAGCGTCGGCCGTGCGCCGTGACCCCGCGCCGCCGGCCGACGAAGCTCGCGCCGGCGGCGCGTCGCCTTATGCCACAATAGCCGATCCACACCGATCGGGAATTGCCAACGTGACGCGCCGCCTGCTGATTCTCTTCGCGCTCGTCGCTGGGCTCGTGGCGGCGTGCGGGCTCACCTACAGCATCGCGTGGCAGAGCGGGATCGACACTTTGCGGCGCAACGCCGCAGTGCGGGTCGATCGCACGACCAACGCGCTGAAGAGCACGCTTGAGCGCTACGAATCGCTGCCTTATCTGCTGGCCGAACATCCCATCGTCCAAGACGTGCTGGTCAATCCCACCCTGGCCAACGTCGAACGCGCCAATCTGTACCTCGAAGACCTCAACCGCCACGCGCGGGCAACGGTCACCTACATCATTCCGCTCGACGGCTACTGCGTTGCCGCGAGCAACTGGCACGGGCCGGGCAGTTTCATCGGCGCGGGCTATCAATTCCGGCCGTATTTTCTCGATGCCGTCAAAGGCGGCGTGGGCCGTTTCTTCGGCATCGGCACGATCTCGCAGGCGCCGGGTTACTACATTTCGCAGCCGGTGCGGCGCGACGGCAAGATCGTCGGCGTAGCGGTCGTCAAACTCGATCTCGAATGGTTTCAGGGCGCTGATGCGTCCGAGCCGCTGGTTGTGACCGACGACCACGGCGTGATCTTTTTGTCTTCGATGCCGGCGTGGAAATATCACACGATCCGGCCGTTGTCGGGACAGGTCGCCGATTCGATCTACCAGGCGCGCCAGTACGCGCAGCAACCGATCGCGCCGCTGCCGGTGACGATCGAGCGCACGCTCGAAGGCAATGCGCAAATCGTGCGGATCGGCGGCGGCCGCTATGCACCGCGTTATCTGGCGTCGCGGCGCGGCATGGGCGAGCCGGACTGGCATCTGATCACAATGTCGCCTGTCGATCCGGTCGACGCCGACGCGCGCAAAGCGACCATCGTTACCGGCTTCGGATACGTGTCACTGGTGCTGCTCGCGTTCTACTGGAGAATGCGCCGCGCCCGGGTGCGCGAAGTGATGCGCAGCCGTTCCCTGCTGCAAAAGGCGTACGCTGAATTGAACCAGCGTGTGGCCGAGCGCACCGCGGATCTCTCGCAAGCGAATGAGCAGTTGCAGAAGGAAGTCGCCGAGCGTACGCGCGCCGAGCAGGAACTACGCGCCGCGCACGATGAGTTGATCCAGGCGAGCAAACTCGCCGCACTCGGTCAGATGGCGGCCGGCATCACGCATGAATTGAATCAGCCGCTCGCGGCGCTGCGCGGTTTCTCGGACAACACACGCGTGCTGCTCGAACGCGGCGACCAGGTCTCGGCGCGCGAAAATCTCGAAGCGATCGCGGCGCTCACCGAGCGCATGGGCAAGATCACCAATCAGTTGAAGCTCTTTGTGGGACGCGCGCGGCCGCGCAGTGCGCGTGCGCCGATCATGCGGGCGTTGCGCAACGTTATCGCGCTGCTGCAAAAGCGGCTGCAAGGCGTCGACGTCGAATTTGCGTTGCTCGACACGGGCACTGGCGTGCGCACACCGCTGAATCTCGCCGACGATCATCCCGAGCTGGTTGCCCATTGCGACGATCTTCGGCTCGAACAGGTGCTGATCAATCTGCTCGGTAACGCGCTCGACGCAACGGCGGCGATGACGCCGCCGCGCATTTCGATCGAGATCGACGCGGCGGAGTCGAGCGTGTCGTTTGCCGTGCGCGACAACGGCCACGGCATTCCCGACGACGTACTGCCGCGCCTGTTCGAACCGTTCTTCACGACGAAGGAGATGGGCCAGGGGCTGGGACTTGGACTTGCGATTTCGTCGTCGATTGCGCGTGACTGCGACGGCACACTGGTGGCGCGCAACGCGCCGGACGGCGGTGCATTATTCGTGTTGACGTTGCGCCGCGCGCGCGTGCAGACGAGCCCTACCTCGGACCCGCTCACCACCGGCTCCTGA
- a CDS encoding ABC transporter ATP-binding protein, translating into MAFLEIENLHKAFGANTALHHFDMKIERGEFITFLGPSGCGKTTVLRMIAGFETPTRGIIRLDIKDVTHLRTRQRKVGMVFQSYALFPNMTVADNIGFGLKIAHRPQAEIKKRVEEMLQLIKLPHLGERYPWQLSGGQQQRVALARALAGKPQVLLLDEPLSALDAKIRISLRQDIRALQRELGITSIFVTHDQEEALSISDRIVVMNEGRVEQVGSPSEIYNYPRTRFVASFVGTLNILAGHVIDPKTGKMVVDGQELTTSQELSADDAGKQRMLALRPEAIVLEPAAPGRNTLNAIVEEVNFLGAVVRIRTRVKDAVISLDVFNDPNRGLPERGQPVSLGFSHENLLVLEEGGA; encoded by the coding sequence ATGGCATTCCTTGAGATCGAAAATCTGCATAAGGCTTTCGGGGCGAACACGGCGCTGCATCACTTCGACATGAAGATCGAGCGCGGCGAATTCATCACGTTCCTGGGACCGTCCGGCTGCGGCAAGACCACGGTGCTGCGAATGATCGCCGGCTTTGAAACGCCGACGCGCGGCATCATCCGGCTGGATATCAAGGACGTGACGCATTTGCGTACGCGGCAGCGCAAGGTCGGGATGGTGTTCCAGTCGTATGCGCTGTTTCCGAACATGACGGTGGCCGACAACATCGGCTTCGGGCTGAAGATCGCGCACCGTCCCCAGGCAGAGATCAAGAAGCGCGTCGAGGAGATGTTGCAACTGATCAAGCTGCCGCATCTGGGCGAGCGCTATCCGTGGCAATTGTCGGGCGGTCAGCAGCAGCGCGTGGCGTTGGCGCGCGCGTTGGCCGGCAAACCGCAGGTGCTGTTGCTCGACGAACCGCTCTCGGCGCTCGACGCGAAGATTCGCATTTCCTTGCGGCAGGACATTCGCGCCTTGCAGCGCGAGTTGGGTATCACGTCGATTTTCGTCACACACGATCAGGAAGAGGCGCTGTCGATTTCGGACCGCATCGTGGTGATGAACGAGGGGCGCGTCGAACAGGTCGGCTCGCCTTCGGAGATCTACAACTATCCGCGCACGCGCTTTGTCGCTTCGTTTGTCGGCACGCTGAACATTCTGGCGGGGCATGTGATCGATCCGAAAACCGGCAAGATGGTTGTCGACGGTCAGGAGCTCACTACCTCGCAAGAACTGTCGGCAGACGATGCTGGCAAGCAACGCATGCTCGCGCTGCGGCCCGAAGCCATTGTGCTGGAACCGGCCGCGCCGGGCCGCAACACGCTGAACGCGATCGTCGAGGAGGTGAATTTCCTCGGCGCGGTGGTGCGCATCAGAACGCGCGTGAAAGATGCGGTCATTTCGCTCGATGTGTTCAACGACCCGAATCGCGGTTTGCCCGAACGCGGCCAACCGGTGTCGCTGGGTTTCTCGCATGAGAACTTGCTGGTGCTGGAAGAGGGCGGTGCATAG
- a CDS encoding TlpA disulfide reductase family protein, with the protein MSSTQSTAARRANPIRYIIIAVVAVAIAIAGYFAFAGQQRVPDATFTLLSGQKVSTADLKGKVYLVNFWATSCDTCMKEMPQMVQTYNRFKGKGLEFVAVAMNYDAPMYVANYTQTRQLPFKVAMDDGSAAKQFGNVQLTPTTFLVDKDGKILKRYVGEPQFAELDQLLEKALNAA; encoded by the coding sequence ATGAGCTCCACCCAGTCCACCGCCGCGCGGCGCGCGAATCCGATTCGGTACATCATCATCGCCGTCGTGGCCGTCGCGATCGCGATTGCCGGCTATTTCGCGTTCGCCGGCCAGCAGCGTGTGCCCGATGCGACCTTCACGTTGCTGTCGGGCCAGAAAGTGTCCACCGCCGACCTGAAAGGCAAGGTCTACCTGGTCAACTTCTGGGCAACCAGCTGCGACACCTGCATGAAGGAAATGCCGCAGATGGTCCAGACCTATAACCGCTTCAAGGGCAAAGGGCTCGAATTCGTCGCCGTCGCCATGAACTACGACGCGCCGATGTACGTGGCCAACTACACGCAAACTCGCCAGTTGCCGTTCAAGGTTGCGATGGACGACGGCTCGGCCGCCAAGCAGTTCGGCAACGTCCAGCTCACGCCGACCACCTTCCTGGTCGACAAGGACGGCAAGATTCTGAAGCGCTACGTCGGCGAGCCGCAATTCGCGGAACTCGACCAGTTGCTGGAAAAAGCGCTGAACGCGGCCTGA
- a CDS encoding sigma-54 dependent transcriptional regulator, producing the protein MLNHGLQVLYIEDDELVRRASVQSLQLAGFDVIGHPSAESAAKIISADFSGVIVSDIRLPGASGLELLAQCHERAPDVPVILVTGHGDISMAVQAMRDGAYDFIEKPFASERLIETVRRALERRKLVLENHALRRELAGQNSVAPRIIGRSPAIEQVRRLIANIAPTDASVLINGDTGAGKELIARSLHELSPRRDKPFIAVNCGALPEPMFESEMFGYEPGAFTGAAKRRIGKLEHASGGTLFLDEIESMPLALQVKLLRVLQDGVLERLGSNQPIRVNCRVVAAAKGDMAEHVSDGSFRRDLLYRLNVVTIALPPLGERREDIVPLFEHFLLDAAVRYQRPAPILTDRQRASLMQREWPGNVRELRNAADRFVLGVADDPVMSFADEDAAAQPLKERVEQFERAVIAEALEQAGGGVAVAADRLQLGKATLYEKIKRYGLAAKGEGER; encoded by the coding sequence ATGCTGAACCACGGCCTGCAAGTGCTTTACATCGAAGACGATGAACTGGTGCGGCGCGCCAGCGTGCAGAGTTTGCAACTGGCGGGCTTCGACGTGATCGGCCACCCCTCGGCGGAATCCGCCGCGAAGATCATCAGCGCGGATTTCTCGGGAGTGATCGTCAGCGATATTCGCCTGCCGGGCGCAAGCGGCCTCGAACTGCTCGCGCAGTGCCACGAGCGCGCGCCCGACGTGCCGGTGATTCTGGTCACCGGTCATGGCGATATTTCGATGGCCGTGCAGGCCATGCGTGACGGCGCGTATGACTTCATCGAAAAGCCGTTCGCGTCCGAGCGCCTGATCGAAACCGTACGGCGTGCGCTGGAGCGCCGCAAGCTGGTGCTCGAGAACCACGCGCTGCGGCGTGAACTTGCCGGGCAGAACTCGGTGGCGCCGCGCATCATCGGCCGTAGTCCGGCGATCGAGCAGGTGCGGCGGCTGATCGCGAATATTGCGCCGACGGATGCGTCGGTGCTGATCAATGGCGACACCGGCGCCGGCAAGGAATTGATCGCCCGGAGTCTGCATGAACTGTCGCCGCGGCGGGACAAGCCGTTTATCGCGGTGAATTGCGGCGCGCTGCCCGAGCCGATGTTCGAGTCGGAAATGTTCGGCTATGAACCGGGTGCCTTCACTGGCGCGGCAAAACGCCGGATCGGCAAGCTCGAACATGCTTCGGGAGGCACGCTGTTTCTCGACGAAATCGAGAGCATGCCGCTCGCGTTGCAGGTCAAGTTATTGCGTGTTTTGCAGGACGGCGTGCTGGAACGGCTCGGCTCGAATCAGCCGATTCGCGTGAATTGCCGCGTGGTGGCGGCCGCGAAGGGCGACATGGCCGAGCATGTCTCGGACGGTTCGTTCCGTCGCGATTTGCTGTACCGGCTGAACGTGGTGACGATCGCGCTGCCGCCGTTGGGCGAGCGTCGCGAAGACATCGTGCCGCTCTTCGAACACTTCCTGCTGGATGCGGCGGTGCGTTATCAGCGCCCCGCGCCGATTCTCACCGATCGGCAGCGCGCCAGCCTGATGCAGCGCGAATGGCCGGGGAATGTGCGCGAACTGCGCAATGCCGCCGATCGCTTCGTGCTCGGCGTGGCCGACGATCCGGTCATGTCTTTCGCCGACGAGGACGCGGCCGCCCAACCGTTGAAGGAGCGGGTCGAGCAATTCGAGCGGGCGGTGATCGCGGAGGCGTTGGAGCAGGCAGGGGGGGGAGTCGCGGTCGCGGCGGACAGGCTGCAACTTGGCAAGGCGACACTCTACGAGAAGATCAAGCGATATGGCCTCGCGGCCAAAGGGGAAGGGGAGCGGTGA